Genomic DNA from Streptomyces sp. NBC_01571:
CGAGCCGCCTCTCCATGTCCGCGCGGAACTCCCGGCCCGCCTCCGGTGTCCGGTGCCGCGTGATGACGACCTCCGCGGTGGACGCGGCGAACTCCCGTCCCCCGTCCGAGTCGTCGGCCTGGATGATCACGGGGTGCCCCTGCGGCGAGCGCGGCACGCCGAACCCGCTCGCGACGTCGACACGCCGGCGCCGGCGGCCCGAGGGGCGCGGGCCGCCCTCCGGTGGACAGGAGTCCCACAACTCCCGTGCTATCTCGACGAATTCGGCGGAACGCCCGAGAGCGGACTCCGCCGTCCGAGGGGGGCGGGAACCTCCTCGGCGACGAGCGGGCGGTTCCGGGACGCCGTCACGCCGGAGGCCCTCGCCGGGCACGGTGTCGCGGGAGGCGACCGTGGCCCAGGCGGCGCGGCCGGCACTGAGGTGGTCCAGCGTGACGAGTCTGCGGGCGAGCCCGTACGGCTCGTCGAGGGCCGCGCCGACCGCCGCGGCGAGCCCGAGCCGCTCGGTGACGGCGGCGAGCCCGTGGAGAACGGTCAGCGGCTCCGGGTGTCCGACGACATCCGGATCACAGGTCGTTCCCCGGTGTTCGCGCGGTCGCGGGCTCTCGGCGAGGAGGAGGAAGTCGAACAGGCCGCGCTCGGCGGTGCGCGCCAGGTGTGCGAAGGAGGCGAAGTCGCTCCGCGGGCCCGCGTACGGATCGATCTGCGGACCCTCGTACGCGCCGGTCCGCCGGCCCTCGTACGCGCCGGTCCCTGCGACGAGGCTCCCACCGCCCGGCAGATGCGCCGCCAGATGGATCCTGCCGCGCGTCCGTACGGTCATGACGCTCCCCCGGTCACGGCGTACCGGCCTGCGGGCCGGGCCAGTCGAAGGTGCTCCCTGAGCGTGCTTCCCGGATAGAAGGTGCGGAACAGACCGCGGTGCTGGAGCAGCGCCACCGTTCCGTTCACGAGCCGTTCCAGGTCACGGCGTGGCTCGACCGGGGTCAGGTGGAAGCCGTCGACGGCCTCGGACTCGTGCCAGACGGCGATGAGTTCGGCGAGGCCGACGGGACCGCCCCGGTACAGCGGGCCCTGCGGGGTGTGCCGGGGACCGCCGCCGCCGTGGCCGGGCTCGGCCGCGCGTTCCCCGTCACCGAGGTCGACGGTGAGCGCGCCGAGGACTCTCAGCGTGCCGGGGGCGCGGCCGGACTCAGCCGCGGCATCGCGGAGTTCGGCCCTGAGGGCGCGGGCCTGCGCCGGACCGGTGACCCGCAGGAGTGCCACGTCGGCGTACCGGGCCGCGGTCCGGCGGGTGGAGCTCCCGGTGGCGTCCACGACCCGGACGGGGTGGCCCTGCGGAGGGCGCGGCTCGATCGAGGGACCCGTCACGGAGAACGTGCTGCCCCGGAAGTCGACGCGGTGCGGCCCGTCCCGGCCGCCGAAGCCGCCGGTCACGCCGTCACCCGCGCCAACGCCAGTGCCCGCGCCGGCGTCGCCTTCCCCGTCGGCCCGGAACCGGGCCTCATCCTCATCCTCGTACGCGTCGTACGCGTCCTCGTACTCGTCCGTGGGCCCGCCGGACTGCCAGCCGGCCCGGCCGCGGCTGATCCAGTCGAGGGTCGCCACCGCCTCGTGGACATGGCAGGACTCGGTGCGGGTGCCGGACACGGTCGGTACGAGACCGATCCGGCGGGTGGCGGGCGCGACCCGGGCGAGCACTCCGAGCGTGTCGGGGCCGGGGTGCGCGAAGGCTCCGCCGAGCGTCACGAAGTCGAGCGCGCCACGCTCCGCGAGTCGCGCCGGCTCGACGTACGCGGCGGCGTCGAAGGACCCCCGCTGATCGACGGCGGCGGCCAGGTGCAGCAGCCCCCGGCCGTGCGGTGCGGTCATATGAATGACACCTTCCCTTACCCGAATCCATGCGTGGCCATAAAGAGATCAGAAGGCTCAAATAGCCCTGAAATAGCTCGAAAGACATCAGAGGACCTTGGAGAGAAACGCCCGGGTCCGTTCCCGCCGCGGCCGGTCCAGTACGTCGCCGGGGGTGCCCCGCTCGACGATCCGTCCGTCGTCCATGAAGACGACGGTGTCGGCGACCTCGCGCGCGAAGCCGATCTCGTGCGTGACGACGATCATCGTGGTGCCCCGGTGCGCCAGGTCCCTGATGACGTCGAGGACCTCCCCGACCAGCTCGGGGTCGAGCGCCGAGGTCGGTTCGTCGAAGAGCAGCAGCTTCGGCTCCAGGGCGAGCGCCCGTGCGATGGCGACCCGTTGCTGCTGTCCGCCGGAGAGCTGCCCGGGGTAGGCGTCGGCTCTGTCGGCGAGCCCGACCCGGTCGAGGAGCCCCCGTGCCGCCTCGACGGCGTCCTCGCGCGGACGCTTCAGCGCGGAGACCGGCGCCTCGACGATGTTGTCCAGCACCGTGAGGTGCGGGAAGAGGTTGAAGTTCTGGAAGACGAAGCCGATCCGGGTGCGCTGTCCGAGGATCTCGCGCTCGCGCAGTTCGTACAGTCTGTCGCCGGAGCGCCGGTAGCCGACGAGCGCGCCGTCGACGGTGATCACACCCCGGTCCGGTTTCTCCAGGTGGTTGATCGTGCGCAGCAGGGTGGACTTGCCGGAGCCGGACGGTCCCAGGACGACGGCGACCTCGCCGGCGCGCACCTCCAGGTCGACGCCTTTGAGCACCTCCAGCGAACCGAAGCTCTTGTACACGGCCTTGATGTCCACCATGAGGCGGCCGGCGGCCGGCTCGTCCTTGCCGGGCAATGCGCTCATCGGGCGTTTCCTGACGGGTGGGAGGGGACGGATGGGAAGACACGGACGGGAAGGAACGGGGAAGAGGGCGGGACGGGGTCAGGAGACGGGGCGGCAGGCGAGGTCGCGCAGGAACACCAGCGCGGCCCGGGCCGTCGCGTCGTTCTGCCGGAACGCCGGGCCGCCGGTACGCGGCCGGGTGAACGCGCCCGAGCCCCGGGCGTCGGTGTGCGGGCCGAGCGCGAAGCGCCGGGGGTGCGGGACACCGGAGCGGTCCAGGACCCTGCCGTCGGCGGGGTCGACGGCGAGCAGCCCCTCCGGGGTGGCCGCGGCCCCTTCGGCGTACAGCTCGCGCAGCAGCGTGTCGCGGGTCCGCTCGACCGTGGGGTGCGGCAGTCGCGCCTCGACGAGGGCCCGGGCCTCGACCGTCGCGCCGGGCACGGTGGCACTGCCCGCCCGGAAGACGCCCTCGGCGGCGGTGACGGTCATGTCAGCGCCCAGGAACCGCAGGATTCCGGCCCGTGACAGGGCCCGCATCTGGCGCAGCCGCGGTCCGGGCGGCCCCGAGGCGAGGAAGCTGAAGAAGCCGTGCCACCAGGAACCGATGTCACCGAGCCTGACCAACTGCCCGTAGACCGAGAGCAGTCCGAGGAAAACCGCCGAGTCGGCGCTGTGCGCGGGGTCGTGACGTCTGGTCAGGTCGTCCTCGATGTAGGCGCGCAGTCCGGCCTGGAGTGCCTCGTACGAGGTGTGACGCACTCCGTCCAGCGGGCGGTCCAGTGCGGCGAGGTCGAGCCGGTCGGCGGGGTCGGGCACGGCGGAGGCCACCAGGGCCTGGATCTCGGGGCCGTCCCCGGTCCCGTACTTCTCCTCGAAGTCGGTCCAGGTGATCCGCGTGCGCTCGGGGTGGGCGGTGAACAGCCGGTGGTAGTGCGCGAACCCCAGCTCCTTCTCGACCAGCGGCCACACATCCCGCCGGAAGTCGAACCCGCCGGGGCGGGCGAGCAGTTCACCGACCTGGGCAGGCCCGAAGTACCGTGGCAGCGGCGGCCGTTCGCCCGTCCAGGCGTAACCGATCTTGGAGTGGTAGGGGACGCCGCGCCGGGAGCCGACGTACAGAACGGGCTCGCGTCCGGAGGGCAGATAGGTCTCCCCTTCGTACCGTCCGCCGCGCCCCTCGGTGAGCAGCACCATCAGGTCGACGAAGGCGAGCCCGAAGCCGCGGACGAGAACCGGTTCGCCCGGTCTCAGCGCCGCGAGGTCGCTGTCGGCGGTGAAGTCCGGCGGCAGGTGGACCAGGTCGTGCGCGCGGGCGTACGCGGCCAGTTCCCTCTGTTCGGCGTCGAGTTCGGCGTCGAGGTGACCGAGGGTGAGGACGACGAGGTCGGCGCGGAGCGGGTGCGTGCGGCCCTCCAGCCACACCGGTTGACGCCCGTCGTGTCCTTCGTCGACCCGCAGGGCCCGGCACGGATGGTGGTGGACCGTGATGCCCGGCGGCAGGGCGGCCACCGTTCGCTCGTACACCCAGCGCAGGTACGCGCCCTGCCGCTGCCGGTCGGCGAAGACCCGTCCGTCGAGGGCGGCCCACTCGTGCAGCGTGGGGCCGGCCAGGACCGGCCCCGCCATGTCCACCGTCTCGTCGGTGAACATCGTGACGTCCTGGGCCTCGGAGTTCATCCACAGCAGCGGCGACTGCTCCTCGCGCCAGATACGGCCGCCGCCCGGCGGATACGGGTCGACGAGATGGATGTCGAGGCCCGAACCGGCGTACAGCTCCGGTGCGTTGGCGGCTATCCGCTCCAGGAGACCGGTCCCGCGGGGACCGCCACCCACGATCACCAGCGCGGGACGCCCCGCGTTCTCCGGGTGCGTGGTCCCCGGGTGCGTGCCGGTCGGATGCGTGCCGGCCGGGTGCGCGGTCTCCGGCTGGGCGGTCGCCGAGGGCGTGGCCGTCGGACGCGCGGTCGCCGAGGGCGTGGCCACCGGATGCGTGGTCGCCTGACGCGTGCTCATCGGCTGCGCTCCGTACCGCGCGCGTAGTGCCTCTCGACGTGGAACTGGCCGAAGGAGAGCACCGAGGTGACGACGACGTACCAGAGGGTGGCCACCGTGAGCAGCGGGATGACCTGGTAGGTGCGGTGGTAGACGAGCTGCGTGGAGTAGAGCAGGTCCTGCACGGCGATGACGCTGACGATGGAGGTGCCCTTGAGGGTGCCGATCAGCATGTTCCCGGCCGGCGGCACGATCGAGCGCATCGCCTGCGGGAGCACGATCCGCCACCAGCGGCGCCACCGGCTCAGACCCAGCGCCTGTGCGGCCTCGATCTGGCCGCGGTCGACGGAGAGGATGCCGCCGCGCACCACCTCGGCGGCGTACGCGGCCTCGTGCAGGGTCAGTCCGAGGACGGCGACGGTGACCGGACCGAGCAGGTTCACCGTCCGCACGCCGAGTATCTGCGGGTACAGCGCCCCGATGTTGAACCAGAACAGCAGCTGCACCAGGATCGGCATCGACCGGAACAGCCAGACATATCCCCAGCCGACCGCCCGCAGGACGGGGTTGGCCGACAGCCGGCACATGGCGAGCAGGGTGCCCAGCGCGAAGCCGAGCACCATCACGACCGCGGTCAGCCAGAGGGTGAGCCACAGGCCCCGCAGCACGGAGGCGGAGGTGAAGTAGTCGCCCACGACGCCCCATTGGAACGCCTCGTTGCGGGCGACGGAGTCGAGAGCGAGTCCGAGCAGGACCAGGACGACGACGGCGGCGGTCCACTGGCCGAGACGGCGCCGCGGGACGATGCGCAGGGACGCCGTGTCGTCCGGTACGGCTTCGGGAATCTTGGTGAGGGTGTCCGAGGACATGCGGAGGCTCCGTGATGCATCGAGTCGAGCACGGGTGCCTTCACACAGGTCAACGCGGGTGACGCGAGGCGCGTACGGCCGAGCCCCTCAGCAGGGCCGTGCACCGAGAGTACGGGGACGTTTCCCCTCACTGTCAAGGCTGTCCACACTATGAGCCGTTCGTCTCAAGTCAGTTGACGCGGAAACGGATGCCTGTTCCACTTGGGTCCATGCATTCGCAGCAGTGGCTGGTCACGCGCTCCCACATCGACTTCGGTCGAGTGTGGTCCTCTTCCTGTTGAGCTGACCCCCTGCGCGACCGCCCGAATCGGGCGCCCTCCGCGTTTCCCCGCTCCCCCTCAGGCCTTCACACGCGCACCCCTCCCCTCTCCGTACCCCTCCCCTCTCCGTACCCCTCCGCGCTCCTTCGCTCCCCGCCTCCAGGAGACCCCACACCATGCGTACGTTCACGCGTACCCGCAACAGGCGTTTTGCGCCCTTTGCCCTTCTCGCCTCCACGACTCTGCTGCTCACGGCCTGCGGCTCCGGTACCACCGGTTCCGGCGACGGCGGCGGGGGAGGCACCGCCCAGGCCGCGGCCGGGAGCGACGCGATCCCCACCGCGGACGTCGTCTCGGCCGTCAAGAAGGACGAGGCGGCGGCCAGGTTGCTGCCCGCCGGGGTCACCGGCCTCACCGTCGCCGTCAGCGTCTCCGGCCAGCCGCCCGGCACCGCGTATCTCAAGGACGGGAAGACGCTCGCGGGCCAGGACGTCGACTTCGCGGACGCGGTCGCGAAAGCCCTCGGCATCGGCCTGAAGCACGAGTCGGCGAGTTTCGAGGCGATCCTGCCGGCGCTCGACAGCGGCAAGTACGACTTCGGGGCCAGCAACTTCGGCGTCACCGACGAACGCCGCAAGGTGATCGACTTCGTCACCTACATCAACGACGGCCAGGGCTTCGCCACCCGCGCGGACAGCGGGCTGAAGGCCGTCACCGACCTGCGGCAGCTGTGCGGACTGAACGTCGCGACCGGCGCGGGGACGACGTTCGAGGCGACGCTCGAGGACAACAGGAAGGTCTGCGCGGACGCGGGCGAGAAGGCGTACAAGGTGCAGACCTACAGCGAGCAGGGCGCGATCTGGTCCTCGCTCCAACAGGGCCGCAGCGACATCGTGATGTCCACCATCAACGGACTGCGCTACGCCGTCGCGCACCAGACGGGCGTCAAGTTCCTCAACGAGTACCACCGTCTGGACGTCGGCTTCGCCTTCAAGAAGAACACCGCGCTGGCCCCCGCCTTCCAGGCAGCGGTGAACAGGCTGATCGCGGACGGCACGTACGCGAAGATCCTGAGGAAGTGGGGAACGACGGGGTCGGCGATCGACACGTCCCGGATCTCACCGCCGGAACAGAAGAACTGAGACACACTGCGCCGCCCCCGCGGCGGACGAGCCCGCGCGGTCGTCCGCCGCCGGGGCACCGCGCGCCCCTTCCCGCCACGGGGGGCCCGGGTCCGCGGTCGCGGCCCGCGCCCTCAGATCCCGCAGTCGCAGCAACTGCAGCATTCACAGCACTCGCAGGCCTCGCAGCAGTCGCAGCAGGAGCAGTCGCAGTTGCCGCACCAGCCCTCGCGCCGCTGCCGGGACCACGGCCCCTCGAACTCGTCGGCGCAGCACACCTTGCAGGTGCAGCAGAGTCCGATCGCGGCGGCGCACCCGGCCCAGAAGCCGCGCCCACCGGGCCCCGGCGGCCGGAAGGAGGGCCCGCCGCCGAGAGGGTCGCCCCCGCCGACGTAGGGATTCCGCCCGTCGTACGGACGCTGCGGCTGCTGCGGGTTGTACGGGCCGCCCTGCCCCGGTGGCCCGAAGGCGCCCGCCGCTACCGGACCGTCGTGCTCCCCGTGCCCGCACCCCGACGTCCCGAAGGCCCGGTCCACCGAACGCGACAGCTCGTGCGCGAGCAGGACGTGCGCCAGCCTGCCGTCCGTGAACGCGACCTCGCGCAGCGCCAGCCGTATCCCGTGCAGCGCGTCGTCGGCGAGCCGACGGGCCTCGGTGAGTGGCGTCCCGGTTGCCGTCAGTGGGTTCCAGGCTCCCGACGCGGCGTCAGTTTCCCTGTCCTCCACGGCGTCCAGCAGGTGCGCGAGCCGTCCGAAGAGCCGGCCGGCCTCGGCGAGCGGTGCGGCGTTGCCCGGCCGGCCGGCGAGGACGGCGGTGTGGGCGAAGGCGGCCGCGGTCGCGGACTCGGTCGGCTCGGTGACGGTCAGCAGCGGTGTTCCCGGCCCGGCGAGCGTCTCGATGCCGATCTGCCGGTCCACGGCGTCGACCAGGACGGCGGTGTCGAAGCCGACCTCGGATCCGGTGCGGGCCCCGGCGCGCCCCCAGCTCGCGGCGACCCGGCGCGCGGCGAGCGCCACCGGCCTGCGGGCCAACAGACCGTCCCCGTCGGCCACGTGGTCGCGCACCTTGGCGGAGGCCAGTACCAGTGAGACGGCGGCGGCGAGCCGGGCGCCGTCGCCCTGCGCGACGGACGCGGTCCGCATGCCGCGCAGGGGGCAGGGGCCCGCCGTACGCCGGCCCCCGCCGGCGCGCTCGACCTGAGCCTCCGTCAAAACCGATATCAGCAGACCGTCGTAATTGGTGACGATCCGAGCGAACTGCCCGTGGTCCCCGCGCAACGCGAGGCAGAGCCCGCACAGATGCGCCATCCACTGGGTCTTGAGCCCTTCACCGAGCCGGTGGCTGCAGGGCCTCACGATTCCGAACACGACACTCCCCCGTGACTCGTGCGACGTTGAGCTGCGGCATCGTATCGACCACCCTGTTCACCCGTACGCCCCGCGCGTCACCCGAACGCCGTCGAGAATCATATTTCACTCTTAGTCAGCAGCCGTATACGGCAGGGCCCTTGGGAGACGCGGGCTCTCGACGAATTCGCTGTGCACCAGTACCGTCACGAAACCCCCGCGCGGCGTCTATCCACTTGGCGCGACATCCGCATCATGGACGACCATGGGGATGCGGAAGCAAGAAAGACCGCTGTGAGAGGAGGCGTCCATGGGATCGGTGCGCAAGGCGAGTGCCTGGCTTGGCCTCGTCGACGACAACGATGACGAGCGTTACTACGACGACGACAACTACGCCGAGGGGCAGGAGCCCGGCGATGCCTGGGTCACCGACCCGCGCGTGAAGGTCGCGTCCGAGACGGCGGAGGAGAAGGGCCGCCGGATCGGCACGGTCACCCCGGACAGCTTCCGGGACGCACGCGGCATCGGTGAACTCTTCCGGGACGGTGTCCCGGTCATCATCAACCTCACGGCCATGGAGCCCTCCGACGCCAAGCGCGTGGTGGACTTCGCGGCCGGTCTGACCTTCGGCCTGCACGGCACCATCGAGCGGGTCGCCACCCGGGTCTTCCTGCTGACCCCCGCCCACACGGAGATCGTCAGCGGCGAGGCCGCCGGTCGCCAGACGGACGGCTTCTTCAACCAGAGCTGAGGCAGGGCCGCTCACCGGCCCCGCCCTGCGGTGCTCGGTTCACCGGAAGGCGTCGAGTCCGGTGAGCGCCTTGCCCAGTACCAGCTGATGCATCTCCACGGTGCCCTCGTAGGTGAGCACCGATTCGAGATTCGTGGCGTGCCGCATCACGGGATATTCGAGCGAGATCCCGTTGGCGCCGAGAATGGTCCGGGCGGTCCGGCAGATCTCGATCGCCTCGCGCACGTTGTTGAGCTTGCCGAAACTGACCTGCTCGGGACGGAGCCGTCCCGCGTCCATACGCCGGCCGAGATGGTGGGCCAGCAGAATTCCCTTGTGCAGTTCGACGGCCATGTCGGCGAGCTTGGCCTGGGTGAGCTGGAAGCCGCCGATGGGCCGGCCGAACTGTTCGCGTGTCTTCGCGTAGGAGACGGCGGCCTCGAAACTGGCCCGTGCGGCGCCCATCGCACCCCATACGATGCCGTACCGCGCGTGCGAGAGGCAGCTGAGCGGCCCCTTGAGCCCGCGCACCCCGGGCAGTACGGCGTCGGCGGGCAGCCGGACGTCGTCGAGGACCAGCTCACTGGTGACGCTGGCCCGCAGGGACCACTTGTGCTTGATCTCGGGCGCGGAGAACCCGGGCACGTCGGTGGGGACCGCGAAGCCCCTGATCCCGTCGTCGGTCTGCGCCCAGACGACGGCGACCCCGGCGACCGAACCGTTCGTGATCCACATCTTCCGCCCGTTGAGAACCCAGTCGCCCCCGGCGTCGCGCTTGGCGAAGGTCCGCATGGCGCCGGGGTCGGAGCCGTGGTCGGGCTCGGTGAGCCCGAAGCACCCGATGACCTCACCGGAGGCCATAGAGGGCAGCCACCGCTGCTTCTGCTCCTCGGAACCGAAGCGGTGGATGGCGTACATGGCGAGCGATCCCTGCACCGAGACGAGGGACCGGATCCCCGAGTCGGCGGCTTCGAGCTCCAGACAAGCGAGCCCGTACTGCACCGCACTGGCCCCCGCGCACCCGTAGCCCTCCAGCGACATCCCGAGCGCCCCGATCCCGCCCAGCTCCCGCGCCAGCTCGCGGATCCCGGGCAGCTCCCCCTTCTCGTACCACTCGGCCACGTACGGCAGCACGCGGTCCGCGGCCCAGGTCCGGACGGTGTCGCGGATCGCGAGGTCCTCCGCGTCCAGCAGGTCGTCGATGCCCAGTGGATCGGCGGGGTCGAAGGGCGGCAGCTTCGAGGACGCGGACATGGCAGTACCTCCGGCACACTAAAACTAGCAGTGTTAGTCACAACGGCTCCGGGGCCGACGCTACGACGCGGTGTCCCGTACGTCCAGGGTCCACCGGCGCGCGAGCGGGGGAACCCCGCGAGACCCGGCGAAACCTGACGGAGCTACGCGGAGACCCGGGACCCGGACGCTTGCCGGGGCGCGGGAATCTCGGCCGAGCCCGCCGCCGCGGGCGTCTCGCACTCCATGACCCGGGGCAACCGCAGCGCCATCACCGCGCCCAGCAGCAGCAGTCCCGCGCTGACCAGCAGCGTCACATGCAGCCCGTGCACGAAGGAGTCGCGGGCCGCGTGCCGCAGGGCGGCCCCCCGTGCCCCGCCCAGGCGCGCGGCCACGTCGTAGGCCTCGCCCAGCGAGTGGCCCGCCGCGGCCGAGTCGCCCGCCGGGACCCCCCGCACGGACGACAGCCCGGGGGCGTACGCCGCGTTCATCACACTCCCCAGGAGTGCTATCCCGATCCCGGCGCCCAACTGGTACGAGGTCTCCCCTATCGCCGCGGCCCCGCCGGCCTGCGCGGGCGGTGCCTCGCTCAGCATCGACTCGTACGCCCCGAAGAGCGTCGTCTCCAGCCCGAACCCGAGCAGCACGAACCCGACGAGCAGCAGCCCGGCGTTGTCGTCGCCGCCCATCGCGGTGAGCGTGACCACCGCCGCCGCGGTGACGCAGAACCCGGAGCAGACCATCACGCGCGGCCCGAACCGGCGCAGCATCCGGGCCCCGACGAGCCCCGCGGCCATCGCCGCGAAGGTGAGCGGGAGCAGTCGCAGCCCGGTCTCCAGCGGCGAGAGGCCGAGCACCAGCTGCAGGTACTGCGCGGCGATCAGCTCCAGGCCGACCAGCGCCAGCATGGCGAGCACGATGCATCCCACCGAGGTGCTGAACGCGGGCCGCGAGAACATCCGCAGATCGACCAGTGGATGCGCGCGCCGCCGCTGTCGCCGTACGAATCCGAACATCAGCGCGGCGCCGAGGAGCAGGGGCGCCAGCGTGAACGGGCCGAAGGGTGCCTCGCCCCCACCGAGCTGCTTCACCCCGAGGACCAGCCCGAAGAGTCCGGCGGCGGCCATCAGGGCCCCGGTCACATCCCAGGGTCCGTTGCGCGCGCCGCGCGACTCGGGCAGCAGCAGCCGCCCGATCGGCAGGCTGATCAGCATCAGCGGGATGTTGATCAGGAATACGGATCCCCACCAGAAGTGTTCGAGCAGGAAGCCGCCCAGCAGCGGCCCGACGGCGGCACCGACCGCGGCGACCGCGCTCCAGATGCCGATCGCGAGCGCCCGCTCGCGCCGGTCGGGGAAGACCTGGCGCAGGATCGACAGCGTGGCGGGCATGATCATCGCGCCGCCGACGCCGAGCAGGGCACGGGCCCCGATGAGGAGCTGGGCGCTGTCGGCGAGGGCGGCGACGCCCGAGGCGACGCCGAACAGCGCGTATCCCAGCAGGAGGACACGTCTGCGGCCGATCCGGTCGCCCAGCGTGCCGAAGAGAATGAGGAGCGAGGCACAGACGAGCGGGTAGACGTCGACGATCCAGAGCAGCTCTATCGCGCCGGGCTTGAGGTCCTCGGTGACGGCGGGCACCGCGACGTGCAGCACGGTGGCATCGAGAGCCACGAGGAGCAGGCTGACGCACAGCACCACAAGGACGACCCAGCGGTTGGCACCGGCCCCGGTCTCCCGACGGCGACACGTGTCGGCCGTGGTCGTCCCGGACATGTACGTACCTCCCAGATGTTCCCTCGCGTTCGGCGATCCGCTGGGTGGGGACTCCCTGCGGCTGCGGCGGGAGGAACGGCTTTCCCGGGCGCACGCGACCAAGGCGAGTGAGCGGCCAGCGTACGCGAGTTCCCCTTCGCTCCACGTGGCGGACCTCTCACGTTCCCCTGGCCTGGCATGTGGCGTACGCCACGCCCGCCGTGCCGACCCACGCCCCGGGAGGACGGCCGGTTCCGTGAGCCGTCGATAATCGAGCCCGTGACCGATCTTGAGACGCCCGCCGCGGCGCCGCCCCGTGCGGGCGCGCTGCGCCGCGCCGCACCAGCCCTCCTCGGGTACGCGGGCGTCCGCGCCCTGGGCCTGATCGCCCTCTTCCTGTGGAGTGCCGCGAACGGCAAGAGCGCCCACACGCTGCTGACGGCACGCTGGGACTCGCTCTGGTACACCCGGGTCGCCTCGTTCGGCTACGGCTGGCAGGTCCGGCTGCCCAACGGCGACGTGCACTCCAACCTCGCGTTCTTCCCGCTGCTGCCCTGGCTGGAGCGGTTCGTCGCGGCTCTGTCCCCCCTGTCGTACGCGGACGCGGGCCTGCTGGTCGCCACGCTCGCCTCGTTGGCCGCGGCCTGGGGGATCTTCGCGGTCGCGGACCATGTGTACGGACGGCGTGCCGGTGTGTGCGCCGCGCTCGTGTGGGCGGTGCTGCCCGTCGGCATCGTGCAGTCGATGGCGTACAGCGAGTCCTTGTTCACGGCGCTGGCCGCCTGGTCGCTCTACGCGGTGCTGACCGGTCGCTGGGTGACGGCGGGTCTGCTCGCCTCGCTCGCCGGGCTGACCCGCCCGGTGGGCGCGGCGGTGGTCGCGGCGCTCTGGGTGGCGGCGATCACCTCGTTCGTGCGGGAGCGGAGCACGCCTTCCGCGCAGGGCGCCTCCCGGTGGCGACGCGCCCTCGGCATGCTCCTCGCGCCGCTCGGCGCCGCCGGCTACGTCCTGTGGGTCGGCCACCACACGGGCAGGGGCCCGCTGGGGTATCTCGACATCCAGGGGCAGTGGGGCAACGGATTCGACGGCGGATACGCCTTCGCGCGCTTCGTGGGCGACAAGTTCACGTCATTTCCGTCGGCCCTCGCCGGCGTCGGTCTGATCGTCGGGGTCGCCCTGGTGATCTGGCTGTACGTCACCTGTGTGCGACAGGGACAGCCTCTGGCGCTGCTGGTGTACTCGGGGATCGTCACCGCGCTCGCCCTGTGCGCTTCGGGCTACTTCGGCTCGAAACCACGCCTTCTGCTGCCCGCCTTCCCTCTGCTGCTGCCCCTCGCGGTGGCCCTGGCCAGGCTGCGTAAGTCCAGGTCAGCGGCGATTCTCGGCGTCGTGGCCGCGGCTTCGGCGGCCTACGGCGCCTTCTGGCTGAACGGCTCAGGACCGCCATGACCGACCCCCGGACGGCCGGTGAGCAGCCGGAAAATTCCAGTCAAGCATTCGGTGAACGAATTAATAAGCGCCATATAACCGGCCCCGGAACCGACCAATGGAATTACAGGACCGCCCCCCTCGAGGATTAGCGAATCATTAGAAATAAACATCGCCCTGAGAGGAATCCCACATCACATCGTCATCACAAAGCGAGTG
This window encodes:
- a CDS encoding amino acid ABC transporter ATP-binding protein, which produces MVDIKAVYKSFGSLEVLKGVDLEVRAGEVAVVLGPSGSGKSTLLRTINHLEKPDRGVITVDGALVGYRRSGDRLYELREREILGQRTRIGFVFQNFNLFPHLTVLDNIVEAPVSALKRPREDAVEAARGLLDRVGLADRADAYPGQLSGGQQQRVAIARALALEPKLLLFDEPTSALDPELVGEVLDVIRDLAHRGTTMIVVTHEIGFAREVADTVVFMDDGRIVERGTPGDVLDRPRRERTRAFLSKVL
- a CDS encoding LLM class flavin-dependent oxidoreductase is translated as MTVRTRGRIHLAAHLPGGGSLVAGTGAYEGRRTGAYEGPQIDPYAGPRSDFASFAHLARTAERGLFDFLLLAESPRPREHRGTTCDPDVVGHPEPLTVLHGLAAVTERLGLAAAVGAALDEPYGLARRLVTLDHLSAGRAAWATVASRDTVPGEGLRRDGVPEPPARRRGGSRPPRTAESALGRSAEFVEIARELWDSCPPEGGPRPSGRRRRRVDVASGFGVPRSPQGHPVIIQADDSDGGREFAASTAEVVITRHRTPEAGREFRADMERRLATYGRAPGDLKIMPAVTVVLGDTAAEARERAADLHGQGIPARNATVAPWEVRRTGPYVPDGPLSEAYGRPSYVGTPEAVAAELDAFVTAGAADGFVLVPRPAPGGLDEFVDRVVPLLQERGAFRTEYTGTTLRSHLGSVRPLWKG
- a CDS encoding amino acid ABC transporter permease, coding for MSSDTLTKIPEAVPDDTASLRIVPRRRLGQWTAAVVVLVLLGLALDSVARNEAFQWGVVGDYFTSASVLRGLWLTLWLTAVVMVLGFALGTLLAMCRLSANPVLRAVGWGYVWLFRSMPILVQLLFWFNIGALYPQILGVRTVNLLGPVTVAVLGLTLHEAAYAAEVVRGGILSVDRGQIEAAQALGLSRWRRWWRIVLPQAMRSIVPPAGNMLIGTLKGTSIVSVIAVQDLLYSTQLVYHRTYQVIPLLTVATLWYVVVTSVLSFGQFHVERHYARGTERSR
- a CDS encoding FAD/NAD(P)-binding domain-containing protein, with protein sequence MSTRQATTHPVATPSATARPTATPSATAQPETAHPAGTHPTGTHPGTTHPENAGRPALVIVGGGPRGTGLLERIAANAPELYAGSGLDIHLVDPYPPGGGRIWREEQSPLLWMNSEAQDVTMFTDETVDMAGPVLAGPTLHEWAALDGRVFADRQRQGAYLRWVYERTVAALPPGITVHHHPCRALRVDEGHDGRQPVWLEGRTHPLRADLVVLTLGHLDAELDAEQRELAAYARAHDLVHLPPDFTADSDLAALRPGEPVLVRGFGLAFVDLMVLLTEGRGGRYEGETYLPSGREPVLYVGSRRGVPYHSKIGYAWTGERPPLPRYFGPAQVGELLARPGGFDFRRDVWPLVEKELGFAHYHRLFTAHPERTRITWTDFEEKYGTGDGPEIQALVASAVPDPADRLDLAALDRPLDGVRHTSYEALQAGLRAYIEDDLTRRHDPAHSADSAVFLGLLSVYGQLVRLGDIGSWWHGFFSFLASGPPGPRLRQMRALSRAGILRFLGADMTVTAAEGVFRAGSATVPGATVEARALVEARLPHPTVERTRDTLLRELYAEGAAATPEGLLAVDPADGRVLDRSGVPHPRRFALGPHTDARGSGAFTRPRTGGPAFRQNDATARAALVFLRDLACRPVS
- a CDS encoding LLM class flavin-dependent oxidoreductase — its product is MTAPHGRGLLHLAAAVDQRGSFDAAAYVEPARLAERGALDFVTLGGAFAHPGPDTLGVLARVAPATRRIGLVPTVSGTRTESCHVHEAVATLDWISRGRAGWQSGGPTDEYEDAYDAYEDEDEARFRADGEGDAGAGTGVGAGDGVTGGFGGRDGPHRVDFRGSTFSVTGPSIEPRPPQGHPVRVVDATGSSTRRTAARYADVALLRVTGPAQARALRAELRDAAAESGRAPGTLRVLGALTVDLGDGERAAEPGHGGGGPRHTPQGPLYRGGPVGLAELIAVWHESEAVDGFHLTPVEPRRDLERLVNGTVALLQHRGLFRTFYPGSTLREHLRLARPAGRYAVTGGAS